The Paracholeplasma brassicae genome contains a region encoding:
- the gmk gene encoding guanylate kinase, whose protein sequence is MKLNDRGLLVVISGPSGVGKGTVRKALFSMNNHDLVYSVSMTTRKPREGEVDGKDYYFVSKEEFLQRIEGKQFLEYAEFVGNYYGTPLDKVEEQLDQGHEVVLEIEVEGALQVREKAKDAVFIFIAPPSKKALYDRLKKRGTESDEVILSRMQKADREFMLAHKYDYIVVNDDVNNAADRIMAIIRAEHAKTERTIHTYMKLLKEV, encoded by the coding sequence ATGAAATTAAACGATCGCGGCTTATTAGTTGTAATTTCAGGCCCATCTGGCGTCGGTAAAGGTACCGTGCGTAAAGCGCTGTTTTCAATGAATAACCATGACTTGGTATATTCGGTCTCTATGACGACAAGAAAACCAAGAGAAGGTGAAGTAGACGGTAAGGATTACTACTTTGTTTCAAAGGAAGAATTCTTACAACGTATTGAAGGAAAACAATTCTTAGAATACGCAGAGTTTGTTGGAAACTATTATGGTACCCCACTTGATAAAGTTGAAGAGCAATTAGATCAAGGGCATGAGGTGGTTCTAGAAATTGAAGTAGAAGGGGCATTACAAGTCCGAGAAAAAGCCAAAGATGCTGTGTTTATTTTCATTGCACCACCAAGCAAAAAAGCGTTATATGATCGTCTTAAAAAGCGTGGTACTGAGAGTGATGAAGTAATTTTAAGTCGTATGCAAAAAGCCGATCGTGAGTTCATGCTTGCACACAAATACGACTACATTGTCGTCAATGACGATGTGAACAATGCGGCTGACCGTATCATGGCGATTATTAGAGCAGAACATGCGAAGACAGAACGTACGATTCACACTTACATGAAGTTATTAAAGGAGGTTTAA
- the rpoZ gene encoding DNA-directed RNA polymerase subunit omega has product MRQQNDGMRYPSIDKLLDKVDSKYKLAYIAAKRAKSIQEEGTSLTNAKCRKPVGKALEEVLSDKIQVEFLEKADE; this is encoded by the coding sequence ATGAGACAACAAAATGACGGTATGAGATACCCATCGATTGACAAATTATTAGATAAAGTAGATTCAAAGTATAAATTAGCTTATATCGCTGCAAAGCGTGCGAAAAGCATACAAGAAGAAGGTACCTCACTAACCAATGCAAAATGCAGAAAACCGGTAGGAAAAGCGTTAGAAGAAGTGCTATCAGACAAAATTCAAGTGGAGTTTCTTGAGAAAGCAGATGAATAA
- the uvrC gene encoding excinuclease ABC subunit UvrC codes for MDIIKEKLKNLPQKPGCYLMYNHTHEIIYVGKAKNLKNRVRSYFTGSHNAKTTKLVSEIQDFSYVQTNSERESLILELHLIKEHNPRYNIKLTDDSTYPFIMITNEKDPRLVVVRESNKKDGKLFGPYPNAYAARETAKLLNKIYPLRKCDTMPKKACLYFHLGQCLAPCIKKEPIDYKEMIAEITSFLKGDTKKVLDLLKNEMYQASEQLQFERAQEAKEMILHITSTTEKQLISLNDFKDRDFIGYHYDEEDCSIQILKMRQGKIIDVKSDIFPYVSSLNDAVMSYVMQTYENELLIPDELLFQDSFDENILVEVFGKKAMIPKIGDKKKLVDMAFKNAKYDLENHRLLYKISSEKTKEATEAFKSLLGLSDVRLIEVFDNAHLFGSAPISAMVVFKDGKPFKKGYRKYHIKTATPGDDYGQMKEVIYRRYQKQLMQKEELPDLIVVDGGKIQVNAAKEVLNSLGLEIPVIGLQKNQKHTFDRIYYETQSHEIKKATPLYTYLAKMSEEVHRFAITFHKNTRARTLMRSHLDGIKGVGEARKKALLEKFVTIDQMKIGDIEDYQSIGINEKLRETIINHLLDIEKKGLNEENHT; via the coding sequence GTGGACATCATTAAAGAAAAATTGAAAAACCTCCCACAAAAACCGGGTTGTTACTTAATGTATAATCATACCCACGAAATCATTTACGTGGGTAAAGCGAAAAACCTAAAAAATAGAGTAAGAAGCTATTTCACAGGATCGCATAACGCAAAGACCACGAAACTCGTTTCAGAGATTCAGGATTTTTCTTATGTTCAAACAAATTCTGAGCGGGAATCACTCATTCTAGAGCTTCATTTAATTAAAGAACATAACCCAAGATATAACATCAAACTTACCGATGATTCAACCTATCCGTTTATCATGATCACAAACGAGAAGGATCCTAGATTGGTTGTTGTTAGGGAATCAAATAAAAAAGACGGCAAGCTATTTGGGCCTTACCCAAACGCTTACGCTGCAAGAGAGACAGCTAAACTACTTAATAAGATTTATCCGCTTAGAAAGTGCGATACAATGCCTAAGAAGGCATGTTTGTATTTCCATTTGGGTCAATGTCTTGCGCCATGCATAAAAAAAGAACCAATTGACTATAAAGAGATGATTGCAGAAATTACCTCCTTTTTAAAAGGCGATACCAAAAAAGTCCTTGATTTGTTAAAAAATGAAATGTATCAAGCCTCAGAACAGTTACAATTTGAACGTGCTCAAGAGGCTAAAGAGATGATTTTGCACATCACATCAACCACAGAAAAACAATTAATCAGCTTGAATGATTTTAAAGATAGAGACTTCATCGGGTATCATTACGATGAAGAAGATTGTTCGATTCAAATTCTTAAAATGCGACAAGGTAAAATCATTGACGTCAAATCCGATATTTTTCCTTACGTAAGTAGTTTAAATGACGCCGTCATGAGCTACGTCATGCAAACGTATGAAAACGAACTTTTAATTCCAGACGAACTTCTATTTCAAGATAGTTTTGATGAAAACATTCTCGTTGAAGTGTTTGGTAAAAAAGCAATGATTCCTAAAATTGGGGATAAGAAAAAGCTTGTCGACATGGCATTTAAAAACGCAAAATATGACTTGGAAAATCATCGACTGCTTTACAAGATTTCATCAGAAAAAACAAAAGAAGCCACAGAAGCATTTAAAAGCCTACTTGGCTTATCCGACGTTCGTTTGATTGAAGTGTTTGATAACGCCCATTTATTTGGAAGTGCACCAATTTCTGCGATGGTTGTTTTTAAAGACGGGAAACCATTTAAAAAAGGTTACCGTAAATACCACATAAAAACAGCGACGCCAGGCGATGACTATGGACAAATGAAAGAAGTCATCTATAGACGTTATCAAAAACAATTAATGCAAAAAGAAGAATTGCCTGATTTAATTGTCGTCGATGGTGGTAAAATACAAGTAAACGCAGCTAAAGAAGTCCTCAACTCGCTTGGGTTAGAAATACCAGTGATCGGGTTACAAAAGAACCAAAAGCATACATTTGATCGAATCTATTATGAAACACAAAGCCACGAGATTAAAAAAGCCACACCACTTTATACGTATTTAGCTAAAATGAGTGAAGAAGTTCACCGATTTGCAATCACGTTTCACAAAAACACACGTGCTAGGACTTTGATGCGCTCACACCTTGATGGCATCAAAGGGGTTGGCGAAGCACGTAAAAAGGCATTACTTGAAAAGTTTGTTACCATCGATCAAATGAAAATTGGCGATATCGAAGATTATCAATCCATCGGTATCAATGAAAAACTAAGAGAAACGATAATAAATCATTTACTTGATATAGAAAAGAAGGGTTTAAATGAAGAGAATCATACATAG
- a CDS encoding exonuclease domain-containing protein: MKRIIHSVNETSNYFSCVFEGKLTYFYLTKAQARKYMTYINKGHVVDFEIYDNQKKINRRLCWQVAYFNKIEKPGHQKTSVLFDLADIRNQMKEVLEGFQYRLFLDLEMTMPPYYKGPFEAEIIQAGYVLSDIDGNILVSDSMYIYPTKYKKISRRTEKFLQLDERYYVEAKDYTEFYDKLAYLVETYDPRIIVWGKNDMIALKASYQINQVKPLTTDHSFVNLLQIHKNYYNLSDDLGLFKAYELYYGKIEGQLHDAYDDALVTKKVYEALLEEMRNNYV, from the coding sequence ATGAAGAGAATCATACATAGTGTTAATGAGACCAGTAATTATTTTTCTTGTGTGTTCGAAGGGAAGTTAACGTACTTCTACCTGACAAAGGCACAAGCAAGAAAGTACATGACCTACATTAATAAAGGACACGTGGTGGATTTTGAAATCTACGATAATCAAAAGAAAATCAACAGACGTTTGTGTTGGCAAGTGGCATATTTTAATAAAATTGAAAAACCCGGACATCAAAAGACCTCAGTTCTATTTGATCTGGCCGATATTAGAAATCAGATGAAAGAAGTCTTAGAAGGCTTTCAATATCGATTATTTCTGGATTTAGAAATGACCATGCCACCGTATTACAAAGGACCGTTTGAAGCTGAAATTATTCAAGCTGGCTACGTCCTTAGTGACATTGATGGCAATATTCTAGTCTCGGATTCGATGTACATCTACCCAACCAAATATAAAAAAATCAGCAGAAGAACAGAAAAGTTCTTACAGCTTGATGAACGGTATTACGTCGAGGCTAAAGACTACACCGAATTTTATGATAAGCTTGCCTATTTGGTCGAAACCTACGACCCTAGAATCATTGTTTGGGGAAAAAATGATATGATTGCGTTAAAGGCATCTTATCAAATCAATCAGGTTAAGCCACTGACAACGGATCATTCGTTTGTTAATCTACTTCAAATTCATAAAAACTATTATAATTTATCCGATGATCTAGGCTTATTTAAAGCGTATGAACTATACTATGGGAAAATTGAAGGCCAATTACACGACGCCTATGACGATGCTTTAGTCACTAAAAAAGTCTATGAAGCACTACTAGAAGAAATGAGGAACAATTATGTATAA
- a CDS encoding class I SAM-dependent methyltransferase, which yields MYKSFAAYYDKIFPRNERIVSFLNDSFKEGHILDLACGTGEYSIALAHQGFQVSGYDLQQQMIDYAKIKAKEEKVTIDFKVLNMLELEDDCRFDGLMCIGNALVHLNDEDEVKLALKKMYQALKNDKPLVIQIINYDLIIKDNVKGLSTIQNDGYEFVRNYEFDGKKIHFKTRLSDGLKVFVDETLLLPIKHEKLIEYIKEAGFKNVTTRGGFTKPLFHINTDISYVITANK from the coding sequence ATGTATAAGAGTTTTGCAGCCTATTACGATAAAATATTTCCAAGAAACGAGAGAATTGTTTCATTTCTAAACGATAGCTTTAAAGAAGGTCACATCCTAGATTTGGCCTGTGGCACCGGTGAGTATAGCATTGCATTAGCGCACCAAGGCTTTCAAGTATCTGGCTATGATCTTCAACAACAAATGATTGATTACGCCAAGATTAAGGCAAAAGAAGAAAAGGTAACCATAGACTTCAAGGTCTTAAACATGCTTGAGTTAGAAGATGATTGCCGTTTTGATGGTCTTATGTGCATTGGTAATGCCCTTGTTCATTTAAACGATGAAGACGAAGTGAAACTTGCACTAAAAAAAATGTATCAAGCACTAAAAAATGACAAACCACTAGTTATTCAGATTATTAACTATGATTTAATCATTAAAGACAACGTCAAAGGGTTATCGACGATTCAAAATGATGGTTACGAATTTGTCAGAAACTATGAGTTTGATGGCAAAAAAATACATTTTAAAACAAGATTAAGCGATGGGTTAAAAGTATTTGTTGATGAAACTCTACTCTTACCAATCAAACACGAAAAACTGATCGAATACATTAAAGAAGCAGGCTTCAAAAATGTAACGACTCGTGGTGGGTTTACAAAACCGTTGTTTCATATAAACACAGACATTAGTTATGTAATTACAGCTAATAAATAG
- a CDS encoding ribonuclease J, producing MSRNTLLNAGEIGIFALGGLGEVGKNCYIFEIEDNIFVVDAGILFPDDSLLGFDYVIPDFQYLVDNQERIAGLIITHGHEDHIGGIPYLLKQVNIPKIYASGIAVDLIEHKLLEHKGVKKPRIVEYKAHHTYTFGSTELSFIRLNHSIPDMFGIVFKTKEGIIFHTGDFKIDYTPVGPAAEYDKLAKIGAEGVLCLLSDSTNAEREGDTPSERTVGKAISEIFGKLTGRIIIATFASNVYRMQQIVEASYQNGRKLAVFGRSMERAMEIGQQTGYIKAPKGVIVSAEEINKYPPEEITILCTGSQGEPMAALSRIANGTHRQIKAMPGDTVIFSSSPIPGNQEGVNRTIDQLYRRDVTVIVNGPVADTHTSGHGARNDLRLMLSLTRPKFFIPIHGEHRMLKHHRDLAMQIGIDKNHIMIMDNGDVTALNKNSIRNAGRVQAGDIYIDGTGIGDIGSAIIKERKLLSEDGLLSIILTLDPVNKRLLTEPTVISRGFIYMKGNEVITSSIAAKAKEIVNLEFQRKQFTETQLKQSIIDKVSDHVKEMTQRKPMIIPVVMSLTQKDSNQS from the coding sequence ATGAGTAGAAACACACTACTGAATGCCGGTGAAATCGGTATTTTCGCCCTAGGTGGACTAGGTGAAGTCGGTAAAAACTGTTACATTTTTGAAATTGAAGATAATATATTTGTCGTCGATGCGGGGATTTTATTTCCTGATGATTCACTACTAGGGTTTGACTATGTTATTCCTGATTTTCAATATTTGGTCGATAATCAAGAACGCATTGCGGGCTTAATTATCACCCATGGTCATGAAGACCACATCGGAGGTATTCCATACCTTCTAAAGCAAGTGAATATTCCAAAGATTTATGCCTCAGGCATCGCAGTAGACTTGATCGAACATAAACTCTTAGAACACAAAGGTGTCAAAAAGCCACGTATTGTTGAATACAAAGCGCATCACACCTACACATTCGGTTCAACCGAATTATCATTTATTCGCTTAAATCACTCAATCCCTGATATGTTTGGGATTGTATTTAAGACCAAAGAAGGTATCATATTTCATACCGGTGACTTTAAAATTGACTACACACCCGTTGGCCCTGCCGCAGAGTACGATAAGTTAGCTAAAATTGGCGCTGAGGGTGTCTTATGCTTGCTATCAGATTCAACCAATGCTGAGCGTGAAGGTGACACACCATCTGAACGCACCGTTGGTAAAGCAATTAGCGAAATTTTCGGTAAATTAACCGGACGTATTATTATTGCGACCTTCGCATCAAACGTGTACCGTATGCAACAAATTGTTGAAGCGTCATATCAAAATGGCAGAAAACTTGCCGTGTTTGGACGTTCAATGGAACGCGCAATGGAAATTGGTCAACAAACAGGTTACATCAAAGCACCTAAAGGTGTCATTGTATCAGCCGAAGAAATCAATAAATACCCACCTGAAGAAATCACGATTTTATGTACTGGTTCTCAAGGTGAACCGATGGCTGCTCTTTCAAGAATCGCTAATGGGACACATCGCCAAATCAAAGCGATGCCAGGTGATACCGTCATCTTCTCATCTTCTCCAATCCCAGGAAACCAAGAAGGTGTCAACCGAACCATCGATCAACTTTATCGTAGAGACGTTACGGTCATTGTCAATGGCCCTGTTGCCGACACCCATACATCTGGGCATGGTGCAAGAAACGATCTACGTTTAATGTTAAGTTTAACGAGACCTAAATTCTTTATTCCAATCCACGGTGAACACCGTATGTTAAAGCATCATAGAGATCTTGCGATGCAAATTGGCATTGATAAAAATCACATTATGATTATGGACAATGGCGACGTTACTGCCTTAAATAAGAATTCGATTCGAAATGCCGGACGTGTTCAAGCAGGCGACATTTACATCGATGGTACTGGTATTGGTGATATCGGTTCTGCCATCATTAAAGAGCGTAAATTACTATCTGAGGATGGCCTACTATCGATTATCTTAACACTCGATCCAGTCAATAAACGACTATTGACTGAACCAACCGTCATCTCTAGGGGATTTATCTATATGAAGGGTAATGAAGTAATTACATCGAGTATTGCAGCAAAAGCAAAAGAAATTGTCAATCTTGAATTCCAAAGGAAACAATTCACAGAAACACAACTTAAACAAAGCATCATCGACAAGGTCAGCGACCACGTCAAAGAAATGACTCAAAGAAAACCAATGATCATTCCTGTTGTAATGAGTCTAACACAAAAAGATTCAAATCAATCATAA
- a CDS encoding HAD-IIB family hydrolase yields the protein MKRAVFFDVDGTLFDNKNQCVPRKTVEVLKKLKEDPTIVLGLATGRSHTQLDAINEVKDLFDYRILINGALAFKGDEIIYENKIDPSLVAEFVSYLEKKNVATGYVGLEGYSISMYNESVQQSLDDYQMMVPKADKFYYQNKDIYQMWIFDGRRTIIEDAMNDFSNLTIYPWHKHGADVLSITSNKGNALNAIRPLLGVDQVICFGDGLNDFELIQNADIGVVMNNSRSDELKKLATLVAKDIDQDGIYHACVELGLIK from the coding sequence ATGAAAAGAGCAGTATTCTTTGATGTCGATGGGACATTATTCGACAATAAAAATCAATGCGTTCCAAGAAAAACAGTTGAAGTATTAAAAAAATTAAAAGAAGATCCAACCATCGTACTTGGTTTGGCAACCGGTAGAAGTCACACACAGTTAGATGCGATTAATGAAGTAAAAGACCTGTTTGATTATCGCATATTAATTAATGGCGCATTAGCGTTTAAAGGTGATGAAATCATTTATGAAAACAAAATTGATCCTAGCTTGGTTGCTGAGTTTGTCTCTTATTTAGAAAAAAAGAATGTTGCCACAGGTTATGTGGGCTTAGAAGGTTACTCGATTAGTATGTATAACGAGAGTGTGCAACAATCGCTAGATGATTATCAAATGATGGTGCCTAAAGCGGATAAATTCTATTATCAAAACAAGGATATTTATCAAATGTGGATTTTTGATGGTAGAAGAACAATCATTGAAGATGCCATGAATGATTTTAGTAACTTAACGATTTATCCGTGGCATAAACATGGCGCAGATGTATTAAGTATTACATCAAATAAGGGTAATGCCCTAAATGCTATAAGGCCACTATTAGGTGTTGATCAGGTGATTTGTTTTGGTGATGGCTTAAATGATTTTGAACTGATTCAAAACGCTGATATTGGTGTGGTGATGAATAATTCTAGAAGTGATGAACTAAAGAAACTAGCGACTTTAGTGGCAAAAGACATTGATCAAGATGGCATTTATCACGCGTGTGTTGAGCTAGGTCTAATTAAATAA
- the coaD gene encoding pantetheine-phosphate adenylyltransferase, with amino-acid sequence MIKLKKGFVFLRYKHTPMKTAVYAGSFDPITLGHLDIMLRAAKLFDTLYILVTNNIDKKTTFSVDERVQMIEKVTAQVPNIYVKSTNDLVVRFAEQHKVDTLIRGLRNVKDFEAEIALYHFNRNINQNIETIILFPSTIHTYVSSSAIKELVHFDSDISKYVPEVLIKDIVKGIKSKQLK; translated from the coding sequence ATGATCAAACTAAAGAAAGGATTTGTATTTTTAAGATACAAACACACGCCTATGAAAACCGCAGTTTACGCCGGATCCTTCGATCCAATTACCCTAGGACACCTAGATATTATGCTAAGAGCCGCAAAACTCTTTGATACGCTTTATATACTAGTAACAAACAACATTGATAAGAAAACCACTTTTTCGGTTGATGAAAGAGTTCAAATGATTGAAAAAGTGACCGCACAAGTCCCAAACATCTACGTTAAATCAACCAACGATTTGGTTGTTCGATTTGCTGAACAGCACAAGGTCGATACACTCATTCGTGGCCTTCGAAATGTTAAAGACTTTGAGGCAGAAATCGCTTTATATCATTTTAACCGAAACATCAATCAAAACATTGAGACCATTATTTTATTCCCATCAACCATACATACCTACGTCTCATCTTCTGCCATCAAAGAGTTAGTTCACTTTGATTCAGATATCTCAAAATACGTTCCTGAGGTGTTAATCAAAGACATCGTTAAAGGCATAAAATCAAAACAATTAAAATAA
- a CDS encoding Fur family transcriptional regulator, whose translation MALKMTKQRQLLLSFLQKQKTPLSAEMIYAKLPTGSMNLSTIYRTLDTFANYKMVDKTYLDNTTYFKINTLEHKHYLVCLSCHKMYEMDCHIDHIANETADKFHFQITHHDLTVYGYCQTCQEANLNH comes from the coding sequence ATGGCTCTAAAAATGACCAAACAAAGACAATTACTTCTGTCTTTCTTACAAAAACAAAAAACACCTTTATCCGCAGAAATGATTTATGCAAAACTACCCACTGGTTCAATGAATTTATCAACCATTTATCGAACACTAGACACATTTGCAAACTATAAGATGGTCGATAAGACCTACCTTGATAATACGACCTATTTTAAAATCAACACGTTAGAACATAAACATTATTTGGTTTGCTTGTCCTGCCATAAAATGTATGAGATGGATTGCCACATTGATCACATCGCAAACGAAACAGCAGACAAATTTCATTTTCAAATCACACACCACGACCTAACCGTTTATGGGTATTGTCAAACGTGTCAAGAAGCCAATCTAAACCATTAA
- a CDS encoding metal ABC transporter permease, with protein MFEIFTWPFMLRAILIGLLLASTTALLSNFLVVTNQALIGDGLAHISFTGIAIGLLFSNEPTIVAIPFAIIAAVIIKRLIRHNDVEGDTAIGLVASVSMAIGLIVISTSKGFNRSVESMLVGSIFSTTYSDVIFALVIFLVAFVFILLSYQKLFSITYDSTYAKFSKINVAFYDYAIAIITAVVIVLGVQTIGTLLISAFIIFPAVSSSLVSKSFKQLIIYSIIINIAVTLIGIISAHYLEIPAGSTIIIVHGILFSILFFIKSIKGRD; from the coding sequence ATGTTTGAGATTTTTACTTGGCCCTTTATGCTAAGAGCGATTTTAATCGGTTTATTGCTCGCCTCAACGACTGCACTACTATCGAACTTTTTAGTTGTTACTAACCAAGCGCTCATTGGCGATGGGTTAGCGCACATCTCGTTTACCGGGATCGCTATTGGCTTATTATTCTCTAACGAACCAACCATCGTTGCCATTCCTTTTGCCATCATTGCCGCTGTCATTATTAAACGCCTCATCAGGCACAATGACGTTGAAGGGGATACCGCGATTGGGCTTGTGGCCTCCGTATCGATGGCGATTGGGTTGATCGTTATATCAACCTCAAAAGGGTTTAACCGCTCCGTTGAATCGATGCTTGTGGGCTCAATCTTCTCAACGACCTATTCAGACGTCATTTTCGCACTTGTCATCTTTCTAGTTGCCTTTGTCTTTATCCTTTTAAGTTATCAAAAATTATTTTCTATTACTTATGACAGCACTTATGCTAAGTTTTCAAAAATAAACGTTGCCTTTTACGACTACGCAATCGCAATCATAACCGCGGTTGTCATCGTCTTAGGTGTGCAGACCATTGGGACACTATTAATCTCTGCATTCATCATATTTCCGGCAGTCTCTTCTTCTTTAGTGTCAAAAAGTTTTAAACAATTAATTATTTATAGTATAATCATCAATATAGCCGTCACACTCATTGGGATTATCTCTGCGCACTACCTTGAAATACCCGCAGGATCAACCATTATTATTGTCCACGGCATTCTATTTTCCATCTTGTTCTTCATCAAATCTATTAAAGGACGTGACTAA
- a CDS encoding metal ABC transporter ATP-binding protein, whose amino-acid sequence MILEAKNLTVTYGQTTVLNNVSFTVKPGDYLNIIGPNGSGKTTLVKLLINLIKPTNGELTFGSFRFGYLPQHLKSAVNMPATVYEVLKYSNKTTSTNKKIDELLHQMHIFEKKFKRMNQLSGGEQQRVHIIRALLSEPSVLVLDEPTSALDPEFRKLFYQHIEDLNKAGMTIIHVTHDLSDGLRHGSKILELDQSVRFFGTFEQYQLLKHKGEHKHV is encoded by the coding sequence ATGATTTTAGAAGCTAAAAACCTAACGGTTACCTACGGACAAACCACGGTTTTAAATAACGTTTCCTTTACCGTCAAACCTGGTGATTACTTAAACATCATTGGCCCAAATGGTTCAGGAAAAACAACTTTGGTCAAATTATTGATCAATTTAATCAAACCAACAAACGGCGAGCTTACCTTTGGTAGCTTCCGTTTTGGCTATTTACCACAACACTTAAAGAGTGCTGTGAATATGCCTGCAACCGTCTATGAAGTCTTAAAGTACTCAAATAAAACCACCTCAACAAACAAAAAGATTGATGAACTACTTCATCAAATGCACATTTTTGAGAAAAAATTCAAACGAATGAATCAACTCTCTGGTGGTGAACAACAACGCGTCCATATCATTCGAGCACTACTCTCAGAACCTTCTGTACTCGTTCTTGATGAACCTACCTCTGCCCTCGATCCCGAATTTAGAAAACTATTTTATCAACACATTGAAGATTTAAATAAAGCTGGGATGACCATCATCCACGTCACACACGATTTGAGTGACGGCCTAAGACATGGCAGTAAAATTTTAGAACTTGATCAATCGGTTCGCTTCTTTGGAACGTTTGAACAATACCAATTATTAAAACATAAGGGGGAACACAAACATGTTTGA
- a CDS encoding metal ABC transporter substrate-binding protein, protein MKKLIAIPLILLSILTLSACSSKEYDIVTSLFPQYDITRTIVGDKDLTYTLLLNPGVEAHDFEPTSKQVVMINNAKLFIYTSDEMEPWAKNLENNKTTFLNLQLASNEDHDHAHAESISYSTTDEHEHDHDNLHYWVHLYNTLHMIEVILEEIIHLDEKNVDYYTNNANNLKERVRAISAKFDQISALETKQLHFVGHNVFSLLNEEKSLNIQSLTDSFSPDADPTSTQIQAMLNQIIETNASYVFYDPLETVILANTIKNDLKSKGYEITLLPLYSMHNVSKSQFESNTTLLDLWNENVENIATAYDLELI, encoded by the coding sequence ATGAAAAAATTAATCGCAATACCACTTATATTATTAAGTATCCTAACCCTAAGTGCTTGTAGCAGCAAAGAATACGACATCGTGACGTCATTATTTCCACAATACGACATCACAAGAACCATTGTCGGTGACAAAGATTTAACTTACACTTTATTATTAAACCCTGGGGTTGAAGCACACGACTTCGAACCAACCTCAAAACAAGTGGTGATGATTAATAACGCAAAACTATTCATCTACACATCAGACGAGATGGAGCCATGGGCTAAAAACCTTGAAAACAACAAAACGACGTTTTTAAACCTTCAATTGGCATCCAATGAAGACCACGATCATGCCCATGCAGAAAGCATCAGTTACAGTACGACTGATGAGCACGAGCACGATCATGATAATCTTCATTATTGGGTGCATTTGTATAACACCCTACACATGATTGAAGTTATCTTAGAAGAAATCATTCATTTAGATGAGAAAAACGTGGATTACTACACAAATAACGCAAATAATTTAAAAGAACGAGTTAGAGCAATCAGTGCTAAGTTTGATCAAATTAGTGCACTAGAGACGAAACAACTGCATTTTGTTGGTCATAACGTATTCTCACTACTTAATGAAGAAAAATCATTAAACATTCAAAGTTTAACCGATTCGTTTTCACCGGATGCTGATCCAACTTCCACTCAAATTCAAGCAATGTTAAATCAAATCATCGAAACCAACGCGAGTTATGTCTTTTATGACCCACTTGAAACGGTTATACTTGCAAATACCATCAAGAATGATTTAAAATCAAAAGGGTACGAAATCACATTACTTCCACTTTATTCAATGCATAACGTCAGTAAATCACAATTTGAATCAAACACAACGTTATTGGATTTATGGAATGAAAATGTTGAAAACATCGCGACTGCCTACGACTTGGAGTTGATTTAA
- the rimP gene encoding ribosome maturation factor RimP translates to MDLKVIENIVLDILKDDALSLESIKTKTEFGESILEIIVDGDDLSSDHLGNVNTKIAEVLTDDLLDPSYYIEVSSPGAERPLKTKEAVLGAVGKYVFAKTNKEEAEGYLLAFDGTTLVVQINLKGRLKKLNMAYSDLLEIRLAIKF, encoded by the coding sequence ATGGATCTTAAAGTAATCGAAAATATCGTCTTAGACATTCTAAAAGACGACGCATTGTCCTTAGAGAGTATAAAGACAAAAACTGAGTTTGGTGAGTCTATCTTAGAGATTATCGTTGATGGCGATGACTTATCAAGTGATCACTTAGGCAATGTGAATACAAAAATTGCAGAAGTCTTAACGGATGATCTCTTGGATCCATCTTACTACATTGAAGTTTCATCACCGGGTGCTGAACGACCACTTAAGACAAAAGAAGCGGTTTTAGGCGCGGTTGGTAAGTACGTGTTTGCAAAAACAAACAAAGAAGAAGCAGAAGGCTACTTGTTGGCATTTGATGGAACGACGTTAGTTGTCCAAATTAATTTAAAAGGACGTTTGAAAAAATTGAATATGGCTTATAGCGATCTACTAGAAATTAGATTAGCGATTAAGTTTTAG